One segment of Candidatus Hydrogenedentota bacterium DNA contains the following:
- a CDS encoding glycoside hydrolase family 2 TIM barrel-domain containing protein produces MITIALSCALLLVCLGMARQARAETPDWENPAVLGRNKEPYHCTLLPYPDEESARAGTRDASPYHQSLNGVWKFNWVGKPDDRPRDFYKPEVDVSDWDEIPVPSVWQLQGYGIPIYTNVRYPFPADPPRIPHDYNPVGSYRRVFEVPGEWRGRRVFIHFDGVESAFYIWLNGKQVGFSKNSMGPAEFDLTPYLQDGENTLAVEVYRWSDGSYLEDQDMWRYSGIFRDVYLFATPETHVRDFFVRCDFDGEYRDAVLKLTAKVCNFGEKACQEHALEGVLLDADGAPVGKQPLFTAALKALAGGEEQVLELEAPVNSPRKWSSEDPYLYTFMVLLKMHSGETLEVVQCRFGFRKVEIRDAQLLVNGVSVLLKGANRHENDPWRGRAVTIERMIQDIEILKRFNFNTVRTSHYPDDPKWYELCDRYGIFLIDEANLEAHGMGYDLDKTLGNRPEWQAAHIDRHTALVERDKNHPSVIIWSMGNESGSGCNFEAGARKIRALDPTRPIHYERMNEVADIDSVMYPHVDELIAEGKKDSPKPFIMCEYAHAMGNAVGNFKEYWDAIESHKRLIGGCIWEWADHGIFKYTNEEPAEDGSRTWFWAYGGDFDDQPNDKNFCMDGLVFPDRAIPPKMWEVKKVYQYVSIAPSDLASGKVRVRNKHFFANLNRYGIRWSVSEDGRILEEGVLAPLDLPAGQETELTVPYASPSLRPGAEYWLRISFHLAEDTLWAQKGHEAAWEQMRLPLDAGKRRAIIFGKNLKLKVEEDSTRVVVSGKSFAARFSKTHGGISAVTYGKQMVIPDGGEVFNGPALNLLRAFTDNDNRQHQGESLKRGFYEAGLSQMRSYLKRFEVVSRDANTVCVRSHIHCLGSKGRGFAHECMYTLYPDGSIHLRNHLEPIGELPMLPRIGLKTTFAGELEQLAWYGRGPYESYPDRKTGAPVGRYESTVSDQYVPYPFPQECGNKEDVRWAALTNARGQGVLVLMDAPMAFSALRFTPGDLNRAEHPYDLNPRRNITACVDYKQCGLGNGSCGPLVLDSYALYGGTIDFGFALRPCRPQDGDIAELARLRLPDIHV; encoded by the coding sequence GTGATTACTATCGCCTTATCTTGTGCTCTCTTGCTCGTGTGTCTCGGCATGGCGCGGCAAGCGCGCGCCGAAACACCGGATTGGGAGAACCCCGCCGTTCTCGGCCGCAACAAGGAGCCGTATCACTGCACGTTGCTGCCCTATCCCGATGAGGAATCGGCGCGTGCAGGTACGCGAGACGCCTCGCCGTATCACCAGTCCCTCAACGGCGTATGGAAGTTCAATTGGGTTGGCAAACCCGACGACCGCCCCCGCGATTTTTATAAACCCGAGGTGGATGTATCGGACTGGGACGAGATTCCGGTGCCGTCTGTGTGGCAGCTCCAGGGCTACGGCATACCCATCTATACCAATGTGCGTTATCCGTTCCCGGCGGACCCGCCGCGTATTCCGCACGACTACAACCCGGTGGGGTCGTACCGCCGCGTCTTCGAGGTTCCCGGGGAATGGCGCGGCCGGAGAGTGTTCATTCACTTTGACGGCGTCGAGAGCGCGTTCTATATCTGGCTGAATGGGAAACAGGTTGGCTTCAGCAAGAACAGCATGGGGCCCGCGGAATTTGATCTGACGCCGTATCTTCAGGACGGCGAAAACACCCTGGCGGTCGAGGTGTACCGCTGGTCGGACGGCAGCTACCTCGAAGACCAGGATATGTGGCGTTACTCGGGCATCTTCCGCGACGTCTACCTTTTCGCGACACCTGAGACCCATGTGCGCGACTTCTTTGTCCGCTGCGATTTTGACGGCGAGTATCGGGATGCCGTGCTCAAGCTGACCGCAAAGGTCTGCAACTTCGGCGAGAAGGCCTGCCAGGAACATGCCCTGGAAGGCGTCCTGCTGGATGCGGACGGCGCGCCCGTTGGAAAACAGCCGCTGTTCACCGCCGCGTTGAAGGCCCTGGCGGGCGGCGAGGAGCAGGTTCTCGAACTGGAAGCCCCGGTGAACAGCCCGCGCAAGTGGTCGTCCGAAGACCCCTATCTGTACACGTTCATGGTCCTGCTTAAGATGCACTCGGGCGAAACCCTGGAAGTCGTACAATGCCGTTTCGGTTTCCGCAAGGTCGAGATTCGCGATGCCCAGCTGCTTGTTAATGGAGTATCGGTGCTGCTGAAAGGCGCCAACCGTCACGAAAACGACCCCTGGCGGGGACGCGCCGTCACGATTGAGCGCATGATCCAGGACATCGAGATTCTCAAGCGGTTCAATTTCAACACGGTCCGTACGAGCCATTACCCCGACGATCCCAAATGGTACGAGCTGTGCGACCGGTACGGCATTTTCCTCATCGACGAGGCTAATCTCGAAGCCCACGGGATGGGATACGACCTTGACAAGACGCTGGGTAACCGCCCGGAGTGGCAGGCTGCTCACATTGACCGGCATACGGCACTCGTCGAACGGGACAAGAACCATCCGTCGGTGATCATCTGGTCAATGGGTAACGAATCCGGCAGCGGCTGCAATTTCGAAGCGGGCGCGCGCAAGATACGCGCCCTCGACCCCACCCGCCCCATTCATTACGAACGCATGAATGAAGTGGCGGACATCGACAGCGTGATGTACCCCCATGTGGACGAGCTCATCGCGGAGGGCAAGAAGGACTCGCCCAAGCCGTTCATCATGTGCGAATACGCCCATGCGATGGGGAACGCCGTCGGCAATTTCAAGGAATACTGGGACGCCATAGAGAGTCATAAGCGGCTGATTGGCGGATGCATCTGGGAATGGGCCGATCACGGCATTTTCAAATACACCAATGAAGAACCCGCCGAAGACGGGTCGCGGACATGGTTCTGGGCCTATGGAGGAGACTTCGACGACCAGCCCAACGACAAGAACTTCTGTATGGACGGCCTGGTGTTCCCCGACCGCGCCATCCCGCCCAAAATGTGGGAAGTAAAGAAGGTCTACCAATACGTGTCGATCGCCCCATCGGACCTCGCCTCGGGCAAGGTGCGCGTTCGCAACAAGCATTTCTTCGCTAACCTGAACCGTTACGGTATCCGTTGGAGCGTCAGCGAGGACGGCAGAATCCTCGAAGAAGGCGTTCTGGCGCCTCTGGACCTTCCCGCGGGCCAGGAAACCGAGCTCACGGTTCCGTATGCCAGTCCTTCGCTGAGACCCGGCGCAGAGTACTGGCTGCGCATCAGCTTTCACCTTGCCGAGGATACGCTTTGGGCCCAGAAGGGCCACGAAGCGGCTTGGGAACAGATGCGATTGCCCCTCGATGCGGGCAAGAGGCGCGCTATCATCTTCGGCAAAAACCTGAAGCTGAAGGTCGAAGAAGACAGTACGCGCGTTGTGGTTTCCGGCAAGTCGTTCGCCGCCCGGTTCAGCAAGACGCACGGAGGCATCAGCGCGGTCACTTACGGCAAGCAGATGGTGATCCCGGACGGGGGCGAGGTATTCAACGGTCCCGCGTTGAACCTGCTTCGCGCGTTCACCGACAACGACAACCGCCAGCATCAGGGCGAAAGTCTCAAGCGTGGCTTCTATGAGGCGGGCTTGAGCCAGATGCGCTCGTACCTCAAGCGGTTCGAGGTGGTCAGCCGAGACGCAAACACGGTGTGCGTCAGGTCGCATATCCACTGCCTGGGCAGCAAAGGGCGGGGGTTCGCTCACGAATGCATGTATACCCTCTACCCGGACGGGTCGATCCATTTGCGGAACCATCTCGAGCCTATCGGGGAGCTGCCGATGCTCCCGCGGATAGGCTTGAAAACAACGTTTGCGGGCGAACTCGAACAACTCGCGTGGTACGGGCGCGGCCCCTACGAAAGCTACCCCGATCGCAAGACCGGCGCGCCCGTCGGAAGGTACGAAAGCACTGTGTCGGACCAATACGTGCCCTACCCATTTCCGCAAGAGTGCGGCAACAAGGAAGACGTGCGTTGGGCGGCTCTCACGAATGCGAGGGGTCAGGGCGTGTTGGTCTTGATGGATGCGCCCATGGCCTTCAGCGCGCTGCGGTTTACGCCGGGCGACCTCAACCGCGCCGAGCACCCGTACGACCTGAACCCGCGCAGGAACATCACCGCCTGCGTGGACTACAAGCAATGCGGATTGGGCAACGGCAGTTGCGGCCCTCTCGTGCTGGACTCCTACGCCCTGTATGGCGGAACCATCGATTTCGGGTTTGCCCTGCGGCCTTGCCGGCCACAAGACGGCGATATTGCCGAACTGGCGCGTCTCAGGCTGCCCGATATCCACGTGTGA
- a CDS encoding PQQ-binding-like beta-propeller repeat protein: protein MSWRSVLLTVFLAAAWRIEAAEVLWRFETPLGNVDSSPALADMNGDGRQDIIITTASGSVVVVDSAGREIWGRSLQIPISIPPTVANLVEDEQPEILVLNQAGTVFCLAGQNGDTIWKYDLPSEIEWGTTAIVACDLDGDGTNEVVTGDSAGHVVCLSPKGERVWQYDGGHGQTYPPAVGSLTESTPPSILLSGSQLPLVCLDTSGKEQWRLDIAAQGAAPVIADINDDGAREILTAIGNSVAAAGSNGELLWRFEMPKEIDSSICVGDANQDGILEIYAIDLSGLLAAIAPDGTRLWTGNVHERARRSPALADIDGDGRIEIVAAGYSGELHVFSAEGEQKEAIAMPNPTNASPTIADLLGDGTPCVVYACTSGGIMVSKWPSAKAGAQVIWPEYRFNSARVGTFNAGTEQSSVRIAAVDFGKMYAGENAIRLDIENPARRSLRVEITTSKSGEAPRTMTFEVSEASATVLDRYSLPTEKPVDLNITCRVYDGEAVVAQRSHNAHIMPLQKEIADLAALLDDVVTTAQRLPDAYAITGSAREAMERREYYATRIASVGTLPDVEQRAFRDAIHDDIRDFSRLLKFAATAADQRERGPWPLRLSAANPWAPFGAFDEILEERLKDPEVTIEAFSGEVEDAALNVFNFGTAPLQVRVELDPLVLEGAQDAAPVASREVIAIHEVVNVPTQSLDLSADALPRINPGYALTLPAWDARQLWFAVETKGLATGRWTSTVRIRTLEVEPREFAAPLTVEVWEPALPETQALRHCNWGYVYSTPRMREFEEETLQDRVAHGNNVFVTTLVPKATYDEAGAIVGEIDYTEHDAYVRRYAPHGIILFQNTGGVTGPGAPETGAFRKAHVAWLRAWVAHLKEMGIGYDRYAMYPVDEPGLQEGLVEQYLFYAKLAREADPNIQIYTDPVARIRKEELVEMLPYVDIWCPNRGGFLLDINQDKLEIIKNSGGILWTYECSDNAKHQSPLGYYRGQSWLAWHHGLTGIGFWSYCTSQADPWYKPEGTMDYLLVYQGDGVVPSKRWEAVRDGIEDYDMLAALRNATRKAKDENRSPEAVAKAETLLKDTAFQVARFCGLDEDGTTPGKDGLSGVRTVEDRRHGLIQTVRREIAQLLVQLAP, encoded by the coding sequence ATGAGCTGGAGATCTGTTCTGTTAACCGTCTTTCTAGCCGCCGCATGGCGCATCGAGGCCGCCGAGGTGCTGTGGCGGTTCGAAACGCCCCTGGGCAACGTGGACAGTTCTCCCGCCCTTGCCGACATGAACGGCGACGGACGACAGGACATCATCATCACCACCGCATCTGGAAGCGTCGTAGTGGTGGACAGCGCGGGACGCGAAATCTGGGGCCGCAGCCTTCAGATTCCCATAAGCATTCCTCCCACCGTGGCCAATCTCGTCGAAGACGAACAGCCGGAGATTCTCGTGCTCAATCAGGCCGGGACGGTCTTCTGCCTGGCCGGCCAAAACGGGGATACCATCTGGAAATATGACCTGCCCTCGGAAATCGAGTGGGGCACCACCGCGATTGTAGCCTGCGACCTTGACGGTGACGGGACAAACGAGGTCGTGACTGGCGACTCGGCGGGGCACGTTGTCTGCCTGTCGCCGAAAGGCGAGCGCGTCTGGCAATACGACGGCGGCCACGGGCAAACCTACCCGCCGGCGGTCGGAAGCCTGACGGAATCCACGCCGCCATCAATCCTGCTCTCGGGCTCCCAGTTGCCGCTGGTATGTCTGGACACGTCCGGGAAAGAGCAGTGGCGTCTGGATATCGCAGCGCAGGGCGCCGCGCCTGTTATCGCGGATATCAATGACGATGGCGCGCGCGAGATCCTCACTGCTATCGGCAATTCCGTCGCGGCCGCCGGTTCGAATGGCGAGTTGCTGTGGAGATTCGAGATGCCCAAGGAAATCGACAGCAGCATATGCGTTGGCGATGCGAACCAGGACGGTATCCTCGAGATTTATGCCATCGACCTGTCGGGCCTCTTGGCAGCCATCGCTCCCGACGGAACAAGATTGTGGACCGGCAATGTCCACGAGCGGGCGCGGCGCTCTCCCGCCCTGGCGGACATCGACGGAGACGGCCGCATTGAGATCGTGGCGGCCGGCTACAGCGGCGAACTCCATGTTTTCAGCGCGGAGGGCGAGCAGAAAGAGGCGATCGCGATGCCAAATCCGACCAATGCCTCGCCCACCATCGCGGACCTGCTGGGTGATGGGACGCCGTGTGTCGTCTATGCGTGCACCTCCGGCGGAATCATGGTTTCGAAATGGCCTTCCGCCAAAGCGGGCGCCCAGGTTATCTGGCCCGAATACCGATTCAATTCCGCACGCGTGGGAACATTCAACGCCGGCACCGAACAGTCCAGCGTGCGAATCGCGGCCGTGGATTTCGGCAAGATGTATGCCGGCGAGAATGCCATTCGGCTGGATATCGAGAATCCGGCCCGCCGTTCCCTTCGTGTCGAAATCACGACATCCAAAAGCGGAGAAGCGCCCCGCACAATGACGTTCGAGGTTTCCGAGGCTTCGGCCACCGTCCTGGACCGCTATTCGCTGCCTACCGAAAAGCCGGTGGATTTGAATATCACCTGCCGCGTCTACGACGGCGAGGCGGTTGTGGCACAACGGTCGCACAATGCCCACATCATGCCGCTGCAGAAAGAAATCGCCGACCTTGCCGCGTTGCTGGATGACGTCGTGACAACCGCGCAACGCCTTCCGGATGCATATGCGATCACGGGGAGCGCACGCGAGGCGATGGAACGGCGCGAATACTACGCAACCCGCATTGCGTCTGTGGGAACACTGCCGGACGTCGAACAGCGGGCATTTCGGGACGCGATACATGACGACATCCGCGACTTTTCCCGGCTTCTGAAGTTTGCCGCGACCGCCGCGGACCAGCGGGAAAGGGGCCCATGGCCCCTGCGTCTGAGCGCGGCAAATCCCTGGGCGCCCTTTGGGGCCTTTGATGAAATCCTCGAGGAACGCTTGAAAGACCCTGAAGTGACGATCGAGGCATTCAGCGGAGAGGTAGAAGACGCCGCCCTGAACGTGTTCAATTTCGGTACGGCGCCGCTGCAAGTGCGTGTCGAACTCGATCCCCTTGTTCTGGAGGGCGCGCAGGACGCGGCGCCGGTGGCCTCCCGCGAAGTCATCGCCATCCATGAAGTCGTTAACGTGCCGACCCAATCACTCGACCTCTCGGCCGATGCGCTGCCCCGAATCAACCCGGGATATGCCCTCACGCTCCCCGCCTGGGACGCGCGGCAACTGTGGTTTGCGGTCGAGACCAAAGGCCTGGCCACCGGACGCTGGACCAGCACCGTCCGGATACGCACACTCGAGGTTGAGCCGCGGGAATTCGCTGCGCCTCTGACCGTCGAGGTCTGGGAACCGGCCTTGCCCGAAACGCAGGCCCTGAGACACTGCAACTGGGGGTATGTCTACAGTACCCCGCGGATGCGGGAATTCGAGGAGGAAACCCTCCAGGACCGGGTCGCGCACGGGAACAACGTCTTTGTGACGACGCTTGTCCCGAAGGCAACTTACGACGAGGCTGGCGCGATTGTCGGAGAAATCGACTATACCGAGCACGACGCCTACGTGCGCCGTTACGCGCCTCACGGCATCATTCTGTTTCAGAATACGGGCGGAGTCACGGGGCCGGGCGCGCCCGAGACCGGCGCCTTCCGGAAGGCCCACGTGGCCTGGTTGCGCGCGTGGGTCGCCCATCTCAAAGAAATGGGCATCGGTTACGACAGATACGCCATGTACCCGGTCGACGAACCGGGCCTGCAGGAAGGTCTCGTCGAACAGTATCTCTTCTACGCCAAACTGGCTCGCGAAGCGGACCCGAACATCCAGATCTACACGGACCCCGTGGCGCGCATTCGCAAAGAGGAACTCGTCGAGATGCTGCCGTATGTCGATATCTGGTGCCCCAACCGCGGGGGATTCCTGCTCGACATCAACCAGGATAAGTTGGAAATCATCAAGAATTCCGGCGGCATTCTATGGACCTACGAATGCTCGGACAATGCGAAGCATCAGTCGCCATTGGGGTATTACCGGGGGCAGTCGTGGCTCGCATGGCATCACGGGCTCACCGGCATCGGATTCTGGTCGTACTGCACCTCGCAGGCGGATCCCTGGTACAAACCCGAAGGCACCATGGATTACCTGCTGGTGTACCAGGGCGATGGGGTAGTTCCCAGCAAGCGGTGGGAGGCCGTGCGAGACGGCATCGAGGATTACGACATGCTGGCGGCTCTCCGCAACGCCACGCGCAAGGCCAAGGACGAAAACCGCAGCCCCGAAGCCGTGGCAAAAGCCGAAACACTCCTCAAAGACACCGCGTTTCAGGTCGCGCGTTTCTGTGGACTGGACGAGGACGGCACCACACCGGGCAAGGACGGGCTCTCCGGCGTTCGGACCGTGGAAGATCGGAGGCACGGCCTCATCCAAACCGTGAGGCGCGAGATCGCCCAGCTGCTCGTGCAACTGGCGCCGTGA